Within the Streptomyces sp. YIM 121038 genome, the region GGTGTCGTCAGCGCCGAGCAGCTCCTGGAGCGGGCGTGGGACGCGCACGCCGACCCGTTCACAAACGCCGTGCGCATCACCGTCTCGGCCCTGCGCAAGCGGCTCGGCGAACCCTGGATCATCGCCACCGTGCCGGGCGTCGGCTACCGCATCGACGCCGCACCCGGCACCCGGCGCGAGGAGCGGGACCGTGGATAGGCGCCCCGGTGTGAGCGTGCGCGTCAAGCTCACCCTCAGCTACGCCGGGTTCCTCATGCTGGCGGGCGCCCTGCTGATGGCGGCGGTGTGGGTGTTCCTCCTGAGGTACGTCCCCGACCGCGCGAAGCTCTACAACCCCGACGACAGGCCCGGCAGTGTGTTCCCCATTCGGTCCGTCCTGCTGGAGGTCTTCGCGCCGAGGGCGGCCGCCGTACTGGCGTTCCTGCTGCTGTTCGGCCTGGTCGGCGGGTGGTTCCTCGCCGGTCGCATGCTGGCGCCGCTGACCCGCATCACGGAGACCACCCGCATGACCACGAGCGGATCGCTCTCGCACCGCGTCCGGTTGCCGGGCCGCAACGACGAGTTCCGCGAACTCGCCGACGCCTTCGACGCGATGCTCGTACGACTCGAAGCCCACGTCGCCGAGCAGCGGAGGTTCGCGGCCAACGCCTCGCACGAGTTGCGCACCCCGCTGGCGATCTCCAAGGCCCTCCTCGACGTGGCCCGCACCGACCCGGACCGCGACACCGGCGAACTCATCGACCGCCTGCACACCGTGAACACCCGGGCGATCGACCTCACCGAAGCGCTGCTCGTGATCAGCCAGGTAGAACAGCGGTCCTTCACCCGGGAACGCGTCGACCTGTCCCTCGTGGCGGAGGAAGCCACCGAAACGCTGCTCCCCCTCGCGGAGAAGCACGGAGTCACCCTCGAGACCGAGGGAGACATCACCCCCGCCGTCGGCTCACCCGTGCTCCTGCTGCAGTTGGCCACGAACCTCGTGCACAACGCGATCGTCCACAACCTGCCGGAGAGGGGCACCGTCCGGGTCCGCACCGCCGTCCGCCCCGGCACGGTCACCCTCACCGTCGAGAACACCGGCGAGCCGGTCGCCCCGGAGCTGGCCTCGACCCTCACCGAACCGTTCCAGCGCGGCACCGAGCGCGTCCACACCGACCACGCGGGCGTCGGCCTCGGCCTGGCGATCGTCAAGACCATCGCCCACGCCCACGACGGCACACTCACCCTCACCCCGCGCCCTGGCGGCGGCATCCGCGTCACCGTGGAACTGCCCGCGACGACGCCACAGACCGACGGGTGAGGGGTCACCGGCCCTGCCGCCGGGCACGGACCGCGCGTCGCCCGCGCGGGACAACAGCGCGAGGCGCCCGGAAACAGCGCAGGCCCCCTCGCCGAGGGGGCCTGCCGACCGGGCCGCGCCACGACGGCGCGGCCCGGTCCACCGCTTCAGTCCTGGCGGCTCGTGACCTCGACGAGGTGCATGCCGAACTGGGTCTTCACCGGACCCTGGACCTCGCCGACCGGGGCCGAGAAGACGACCTGGTCGAACTCGGGCACCATCTGGCCCGGGCCGAACGAGCCGAGGTTCCCGCCGTCGCGCGACGAGGGGCACGAGGAGTGCTTCTTCGCCAGCTCGGCGAAGTCCGCACCGCCCGCGATCTGCTCCTTCAGCTGCAAGGCCTCGGCCTCGGTCTTGACCAAGATGTGCCGCGCGCTAGCCCTAGCCATGTGTTTCATCCTCTCGAGTACACGTCAACGCCGCCCAGGGTACGTGTCCGGCACCCCAGGGGCACTTCGCGGGAATCCCCCCCCCGCACCAAAACACTAACGACTACGGTTATGCAACCGTGACACCTTCACCTTCGAGGGCGGGAGCCCACCCCCTTCCCGATGTCCGCGCACAGCCACCCGCACTCCGACTCCCGTACGCCCTCGGGAAGTTGACGCACCCATCCCATTGACGCGGGGCATGCCCACAACTAAACAACCCTGAGAGCGCTCTCAGAACTGGCCGCACTCCCCACCCCCGAGGTGCCCCATGCGAGCAAGACGCGCCCCCTTCCGCTCCCTCCCGCGCACCCCGCTCCGCACCGCCCTGCTCACCGGCCTCGCCGCCCTCGCCCTGACCGCCCCGCTGCTGGCCCCCGGCGCGGCGAACGCCGACGTGCCCCCGGCCCCGGGCTGGACCCTCCAGTGGAGCGACGACTTCGACGGGCCCGCGCGGTCGCTGCCCTCCGCCGCGAACTGGCAGGTCGACACCGGCCACCACTACCCCGGCGGCCCGGCGAACTGGGGCACCGGCGAGGTCCAGAACTACACCTCGTCCCCCGACAACCTGGCCCTCGACGGCGGCGGCAACCTCCGCATCACCCCGCTGCGGGACGGCGCGGGCGCCTGGACGTCCGGCCGCGTCGAGACGCGGCGCGCCGACTTCAAGGCCCCCGCGGGCGGCACGCTCGCCATCGAGAGCCGCATCCGGATGCCGGACGTCACCGGCGAGCAGGCCCTCGGCTACTGGCCCGCCTTCTGGGCGCTCGGAGCGCCCTACCGGGGCGAC harbors:
- a CDS encoding peptidylprolyl isomerase; amino-acid sequence: MARASARHILVKTEAEALQLKEQIAGGADFAELAKKHSSCPSSRDGGNLGSFGPGQMVPEFDQVVFSAPVGEVQGPVKTQFGMHLVEVTSRQD
- a CDS encoding HAMP domain-containing sensor histidine kinase, with protein sequence MSVRVKLTLSYAGFLMLAGALLMAAVWVFLLRYVPDRAKLYNPDDRPGSVFPIRSVLLEVFAPRAAAVLAFLLLFGLVGGWFLAGRMLAPLTRITETTRMTTSGSLSHRVRLPGRNDEFRELADAFDAMLVRLEAHVAEQRRFAANASHELRTPLAISKALLDVARTDPDRDTGELIDRLHTVNTRAIDLTEALLVISQVEQRSFTRERVDLSLVAEEATETLLPLAEKHGVTLETEGDITPAVGSPVLLLQLATNLVHNAIVHNLPERGTVRVRTAVRPGTVTLTVENTGEPVAPELASTLTEPFQRGTERVHTDHAGVGLGLAIVKTIAHAHDGTLTLTPRPGGGIRVTVELPATTPQTDG